The Bacteroidetes bacterium SB0662_bin_6 genome has a window encoding:
- a CDS encoding DUF1553 domain-containing protein, which yields MSMPVRVALLLSCFYVAGCGLDMPAEIAESEDQLPERVDFNFHVKPILSDRCFPCHGPDDNARTANFRLDTESGAFARLGESRRKFALVPGSLKKSEVFHRLSSDDPDYRMPPAESNLHVTPEEAAMIFKWIEQGAEYKPHWSFIPPVKPELPEIDDPSWARNGIDYFILDRLEREGLRRSAEAAKETLIRRVTFDLTGLPPAIDDINAFLADPGENAYEKVVDRLLASPAYGERMATEWLDVARYADSHGFQDDGLRSMWPWRDWVIEAFNKNLAFDDFVTWQLAGDLLPDPTVEQRLATGFNRNHLQSQEGGIVLEEYRVEYVADRTNTFGTAFLGMTMECARCHDHKFDPISQREYYQLFDFFNSVNESGASPYSGVASPTVILEDEEAQEKLAPLRAEIAAYEEKTAIDNPAFDEGFERWLAEFESGQRQVTPQGLVGYYPLDGFEKEVNDNGDETFHLENRFDPDSRGYFWGDIDKLPVSEPGRFDSALVLQGDGFLDMGPNRYYFERNDPFSVSLWFRILGENVSGPLFTKTAGLFNGRQGYLCVLEEDGTISASVNRVAPDNSIRIRSLEAVPADKWNHIVMTYDGSSRARGLALYLNGERMASEVEVDNLKQSTLFTIDPTTGEPTDPVSAGNLRIGYLGPAAPRLDSVAVDEFRVYDRRLTALEVAAVNGSMDLPGGIADTPAATHPDDRRAALRDYYVTTAAPEYAEDFAVLTRVRGEENEIVSLLPEVMVMRDMSEPRPTYILNRGQYDAPTQRVERATPVSIMAFAEDLPPNRRGLAEWLTDPDHPLFARVTVNRYWQMYFGNGLVSTPDDFGSQGALPIHPELLDWLATMFVDMDWDVKALQKLIVTSAAYRQSSIAGPDLLEKDPDNTLLARGPSYRMPAEMIRDHALAASGLLVDDIGGPPVKPYQPEGLWKELATRNATEYKQDQGDDLYRRSMYTIWKRTTPPPSMMSFDTSERNICTVRRQSTSTPLQALVLLNDPQYVEASRLLAERLLREEQGGARAQIALGYRLLTSRLPDDEEVELLAGLYEEELSAFEADRGSALDLLSVGEYPRDERFDPAQLAALTVVANTMMNFDEAVIKR from the coding sequence ATGTCCATGCCTGTTCGGGTTGCCCTGCTTCTGAGTTGCTTCTATGTGGCAGGGTGCGGGCTGGATATGCCCGCCGAGATTGCCGAGAGCGAGGATCAACTGCCGGAGCGGGTCGATTTCAATTTCCACGTCAAGCCCATCCTGTCTGATCGGTGTTTCCCCTGTCACGGACCCGACGACAACGCCCGTACGGCCAATTTCCGGCTCGACACCGAAAGCGGCGCTTTTGCGCGTCTCGGCGAAAGCCGCCGCAAATTCGCCCTGGTGCCCGGCAGTCTGAAAAAGAGCGAGGTTTTTCATCGCCTGAGTTCCGACGATCCGGACTACAGGATGCCGCCGGCGGAGTCCAACCTGCATGTCACGCCGGAAGAAGCCGCCATGATCTTCAAATGGATCGAACAAGGCGCCGAATACAAACCGCACTGGTCGTTCATCCCGCCCGTCAAGCCGGAACTGCCCGAGATCGACGACCCGTCCTGGGCCCGCAACGGCATCGATTACTTTATTCTCGATCGCCTGGAGCGGGAGGGGTTGCGCCGCTCGGCGGAAGCTGCGAAGGAAACCCTGATTCGTCGTGTGACCTTCGATCTGACCGGGCTGCCTCCCGCCATCGACGATATCAATGCTTTTCTGGCCGACCCCGGCGAGAACGCCTATGAAAAAGTAGTGGACCGCCTGCTGGCTTCCCCGGCCTATGGCGAACGCATGGCCACCGAATGGCTGGATGTGGCCCGTTATGCCGACAGTCACGGTTTTCAGGACGACGGCTTGCGGAGTATGTGGCCCTGGCGGGACTGGGTGATCGAGGCCTTCAACAAGAATCTGGCGTTCGACGATTTCGTGACGTGGCAACTTGCAGGAGATCTGTTGCCGGATCCGACCGTCGAGCAGCGTCTTGCCACCGGTTTCAACCGTAACCACCTACAGAGTCAGGAAGGCGGCATCGTCCTCGAAGAGTATCGCGTCGAATACGTGGCCGACCGCACCAACACGTTCGGCACGGCGTTCCTGGGAATGACCATGGAATGCGCACGGTGCCACGACCACAAATTCGATCCCATCAGCCAACGGGAGTATTACCAGTTATTCGACTTTTTCAACAGCGTAAACGAATCCGGCGCCTCTCCGTATTCCGGCGTGGCGAGTCCTACCGTGATTCTCGAGGACGAAGAGGCGCAGGAAAAGCTCGCCCCGCTGCGCGCCGAGATCGCGGCCTATGAAGAAAAAACAGCCATAGATAATCCGGCTTTCGATGAGGGCTTCGAGCGCTGGCTGGCCGAATTCGAGTCCGGTCAGCGGCAGGTCACGCCCCAGGGACTCGTGGGCTACTACCCGCTCGATGGTTTCGAGAAAGAAGTAAACGACAACGGAGACGAGACTTTCCATCTGGAAAACCGGTTCGATCCGGATAGCCGCGGCTATTTTTGGGGGGATATAGACAAACTGCCCGTATCCGAGCCGGGCCGCTTCGATTCGGCGCTGGTGCTGCAAGGCGACGGCTTCCTTGACATGGGGCCGAACCGCTACTACTTCGAGCGCAACGATCCCTTCAGCGTCAGCCTGTGGTTCAGGATCCTCGGGGAAAACGTGTCGGGACCGCTCTTTACCAAGACGGCGGGGCTCTTTAACGGACGCCAGGGCTATCTCTGCGTGCTGGAGGAAGACGGCACGATTTCGGCCAGCGTCAACCGCGTAGCCCCGGACAATTCCATCCGGATCCGATCCCTCGAGGCGGTTCCCGCGGACAAGTGGAACCACATCGTGATGACGTACGACGGGTCCAGCCGCGCGCGAGGCCTTGCGCTATACCTGAATGGTGAGCGTATGGCTTCCGAAGTCGAGGTGGACAACCTGAAGCAAAGCACTCTTTTCACCATCGATCCCACCACCGGGGAGCCGACCGATCCGGTTTCGGCAGGCAACTTGCGCATAGGCTATCTGGGGCCTGCCGCGCCCCGGCTCGACAGCGTGGCGGTCGATGAATTCCGCGTCTACGACCGGCGTCTGACGGCCCTGGAGGTGGCGGCGGTGAACGGCTCGATGGACCTGCCGGGCGGCATTGCAGATACGCCTGCGGCAACCCATCCCGACGACCGGCGCGCGGCCCTCCGCGATTATTATGTCACCACCGCAGCGCCGGAGTATGCGGAGGATTTCGCCGTATTGACCAGGGTGCGGGGGGAAGAAAACGAGATCGTGTCTCTGCTGCCCGAAGTCATGGTGATGCGGGATATGTCTGAACCGCGCCCCACTTACATCCTGAACCGCGGGCAGTACGACGCGCCTACGCAGCGCGTGGAGCGCGCCACGCCGGTCTCCATCATGGCGTTTGCGGAAGATCTTCCTCCAAACCGAAGGGGCCTTGCCGAGTGGCTGACCGATCCGGATCATCCTCTGTTCGCGCGGGTGACCGTGAACCGGTACTGGCAGATGTATTTCGGGAACGGCCTGGTGTCTACTCCCGATGATTTCGGCAGCCAGGGCGCGCTGCCCATCCATCCCGAACTGCTCGACTGGCTCGCCACCATGTTCGTGGACATGGACTGGGACGTCAAGGCCCTGCAAAAACTGATCGTCACCTCCGCTGCGTACCGTCAGAGTTCCATAGCCGGTCCGGATCTTCTCGAAAAGGACCCGGACAATACGCTGCTGGCGCGAGGCCCCAGCTACCGAATGCCCGCCGAGATGATACGGGATCATGCCCTGGCGGCAAGCGGCCTGCTCGTGGACGACATCGGAGGGCCTCCCGTCAAACCCTACCAGCCGGAGGGGTTGTGGAAAGAGTTGGCCACGCGCAATGCGACGGAATACAAGCAGGATCAGGGAGATGATTTGTACCGGCGCAGCATGTACACGATCTGGAAGCGCACCACGCCCCCACCGTCGATGATGAGTTTCGACACGTCGGAGCGCAATATCTGCACCGTCCGCCGGCAAAGCACGAGCACCCCCTTGCAGGCGCTGGTGCTGCTGAACGATCCCCAGTATGTCGAGGCCTCCCGCCTCCTGGCCGAACGGCTGCTGCGCGAAGAGCAGGGCGGCGCGCGGGCGCAGATTGCCCTGGGCTACCGCCTTCTTACCAGTCGCCTGCCCGACGACGAGGAGGTGGAGTTGCTCGCCGGGCTGTATGAAGAGGAGTTGAGCGCTTTTGAAGCGGATCGCGGGAGCGCGCTCGATCTGCTGAGCGTCGGCGAATATCCCCGCGACGAACGCTTCGACCCGGCGCAACTGGCCGCCCTGACGGTAGTCGCCAACACCATGATGAATTTCGACGAGGCCGTAATCAAACGTTAA
- a CDS encoding DUF1501 domain-containing protein — translation MDELCDLKYNCTRRHFLSRTSLGIGSAALATMLNPWSALAGPAPDDPLGGILAKPHFTPRVRRVIYLFQSGGPSHLDLFDYKPTLARMNGEQLPESVRKGQRLTGMTAHQKSFPLAGSHFSFSSHGKSGRMISELLPYTAQIVDELCFINSMYTEAINHDPAITFFQTGSQQTGRPSIGSWLSYGLGSENDNLPTFCVLLSRSNDFDQPLYSRLWGNGFLPSLHQGVQFRSGKDPVLYLNNPPGLKHTSRRRMLDYLRELHQRQHERVMDPEINSRIAQYEMAYRMQTSVPVTMDVSGEPDHVFDLYGEAARIPGTFAANCLLARRLAERDVRFIQLYHQGWDQHANLPREISVLAKDTDQPSAALVLDLKQRGLLDDTLIIWGGEFGRTNYSQGKLTADNYGRDHHPRCFTIWMAGGGVKKGFSFGQTDDFGYNIARDPVHVHDFQATLLHLLGIDHERFTFRHQGRRYRLTDVHGHVVRDILT, via the coding sequence ATGGATGAACTTTGCGACCTGAAATACAACTGCACGCGGCGGCATTTTCTGTCCCGCACGAGCCTGGGCATCGGCTCGGCCGCGCTGGCGACCATGCTGAACCCCTGGTCCGCACTGGCGGGCCCCGCTCCGGATGATCCCCTGGGCGGCATTCTGGCCAAACCCCACTTCACGCCCAGGGTCCGGCGGGTCATCTACCTGTTTCAGAGCGGAGGCCCTTCCCATCTCGACTTGTTCGATTACAAGCCGACATTGGCGCGGATGAATGGCGAGCAGCTTCCCGAGTCGGTGCGCAAGGGGCAGCGCCTTACCGGCATGACGGCCCATCAGAAATCGTTCCCCCTGGCAGGCTCGCACTTCAGTTTTTCTTCCCATGGCAAAAGCGGCCGCATGATCAGCGAGCTGCTGCCGTACACCGCGCAGATCGTCGACGAGCTTTGTTTCATCAACTCGATGTATACGGAGGCCATCAACCACGACCCCGCCATCACGTTTTTCCAGACGGGGTCCCAGCAGACAGGCCGCCCGTCCATCGGCTCCTGGCTGAGCTACGGTCTCGGGTCCGAAAACGACAATCTGCCTACTTTCTGCGTGCTGCTTTCGCGCAGCAACGACTTCGACCAGCCCCTGTATTCCCGTCTCTGGGGGAACGGTTTTCTGCCTTCGCTGCATCAGGGCGTGCAGTTCCGGTCGGGCAAGGACCCGGTGTTGTACCTGAACAATCCTCCCGGATTGAAGCATACCTCCCGGCGCCGCATGCTCGACTATCTGCGCGAATTGCACCAGCGCCAGCACGAACGCGTGATGGACCCGGAAATCAACTCGCGGATCGCCCAGTACGAGATGGCCTACCGGATGCAGACCTCGGTCCCCGTCACGATGGACGTCTCCGGAGAGCCCGATCATGTGTTCGATCTCTACGGCGAAGCGGCCCGCATCCCCGGAACGTTTGCAGCCAACTGCCTGCTGGCGCGCCGCCTGGCCGAGCGCGACGTGCGCTTTATCCAGCTCTACCACCAGGGGTGGGACCAGCATGCCAATCTTCCCCGCGAAATCAGCGTGCTGGCGAAAGACACGGATCAACCCTCGGCAGCCCTGGTGCTGGACCTCAAGCAGCGCGGCCTGCTCGACGACACCCTGATCATCTGGGGCGGCGAGTTCGGACGCACCAACTACTCCCAGGGCAAACTCACGGCGGACAATTACGGGCGTGACCACCATCCGCGGTGCTTTACCATCTGGATGGCCGGGGGCGGCGTCAAGAAGGGCTTTTCGTTCGGCCAGACCGACGATTTCGGGTACAATATCGCACGTGATCCGGTGCATGTA